A window of the Pedobacter frigiditerrae genome harbors these coding sequences:
- a CDS encoding fumarylacetoacetate hydrolase family protein yields the protein MKIIAIGRNYAAHAKELNNAVPTKPIIFLKPDTAVLKDNKPFYIPDFSSDIHYELEVVLKICKEGKHISEKFASNYYDEIGLGIDFTARDIQSEHKEKGLPWELAKAFDNSAAVSNFLPKADYADMYDIKFELQINKETRQKGHTANLLFSFEKIISFVSQYITLKKGDLIFTGTPEGVGQVKQGDQLECWLMDKQLLNFSIK from the coding sequence ATGAAGATTATCGCCATTGGCCGCAATTATGCTGCTCACGCCAAAGAATTGAACAATGCTGTTCCAACAAAACCTATCATATTTTTAAAACCTGATACTGCTGTTTTAAAAGACAATAAACCATTTTATATTCCAGATTTCTCTTCAGATATTCATTATGAATTAGAAGTGGTTTTAAAAATCTGTAAGGAAGGCAAACACATTTCAGAAAAATTTGCATCAAATTATTATGATGAAATCGGCTTAGGAATAGATTTTACAGCGAGGGATATTCAAAGCGAGCATAAAGAGAAAGGTTTGCCATGGGAATTGGCAAAGGCTTTTGACAACTCTGCTGCGGTAAGTAATTTCTTACCAAAGGCAGATTATGCTGATATGTACGATATAAAATTCGAACTGCAAATCAATAAAGAAACTCGCCAGAAAGGACATACGGCTAATCTTTTGTTTTCATTTGAGAAGATTATTTCATTCGTTTCTCAATATATTACCTTAAAAAAGGGCGACTTAATTTTTACCGGAACGCCAGAAGGTGTTGGTCAAGTAAAACAAGGCGACCAGTTAGAGTGTTGGTTAATGGATAAACAATTACTCAATTTTAGTATTAAATAA
- a CDS encoding T9SS type A sorting domain-containing protein, whose translation MYKRSKIAFSWSILCIICMVALVGPSVFAQKIDTGKVSIKPKPKVVSRVPQIKGTIQPYKPNTTMGGYNPSSTAVSGTTTLPKSNKILTVLKVYPNPVNEQINISLRLDRETTLSVKITDLLSNDVVVLANERTPGGEQTKTYTIPNKLNAGIYFLKIVAGGEQKVVKISVL comes from the coding sequence ATGTATAAAAGGTCAAAAATAGCGTTCTCATGGAGCATACTCTGCATAATTTGCATGGTTGCCTTGGTAGGCCCTTCTGTTTTTGCACAAAAAATTGATACTGGAAAAGTAAGTATTAAGCCAAAACCTAAAGTTGTAAGTCGAGTTCCGCAAATAAAGGGAACTATACAGCCCTATAAACCAAACACCACAATGGGCGGTTACAATCCTAGCAGTACCGCTGTATCAGGCACTACAACACTACCAAAAAGCAATAAAATATTAACTGTTTTAAAGGTTTACCCAAATCCAGTAAACGAGCAAATTAATATCAGCTTGCGTTTAGATAGAGAAACTACGCTTTCTGTTAAAATTACAGATTTACTAAGCAATGACGTTGTTGTACTCGCTAATGAAAGAACTCCAGGTGGCGAGCAAACAAAAACTTATACTATTCCAAATAAGTTAAATGCTGGCATTTACTTTCTTAAAATTGTTGCTGGCGGAGAACAAAAGGTTGTGAAAATCTCTGTTCTTTAA
- a CDS encoding KUP/HAK/KT family potassium transporter: MSNHKNVNALTAGGVLVSLGIVFGDIGTSPLYTLNAIFTIILGGKQAISRDVVLGVLSCIIWTLTLQTTIKYVIITLRADNKGEGGIFSLFSLVRKKAKWLVIPATIGGCALLADGIITPSITVTSAIEGLTNKFDNVPIIPIVIGILSILFLIQQFGTNLVGRLFGPVMFVWFAVLGVVGISYVVKDFSVLQAFNPYWAIHLLSTNSLAFVILGGVFLCTTGAEALYSDLGHCGRNNIRISWIFVKLTLILNYLGQGVWILHNGATYIPNAKMNPFFEIVPDQYQIAMVCLATMAAIIASQALISGSFTLIAEAVRLNLWPKIRIVYPTASKGQLYVPAINWMLWVGCVGIVLLFQKAEKMDAAYGLSITIAMLMTTILVTYYLRSKRFPKYIIGAFLVTYIIIEGTFLVSNLTKFLHGGWVTVLIGSVLFSIMWSWYVARKIKNRFVKYVEIEDYYQIINELSSDISVPKYSSQLVYLTSANFKTEIESKIIYSIIQKEPKRADVYWLVHVDVVDEPYTRDYKVEFLIPGKLIRIDFKLGFRVEQRVNLLYRKVVEELVKNGEIDITSQYTSLNKHNIAGDFRFVLLEKHLSKFTNLSFYERSIMDYYFLLKHFSLSEVSGFGLDSSYVEVEKVPLIFVTPDDIELNRLAV, translated from the coding sequence GTGTCAAATCATAAAAACGTTAATGCGCTTACCGCAGGTGGAGTTCTAGTTAGTTTAGGAATTGTTTTTGGAGATATTGGTACCTCACCACTCTATACCCTAAATGCTATTTTTACTATTATTTTAGGGGGTAAACAAGCCATTAGCAGAGATGTTGTGTTGGGCGTTTTATCTTGTATCATCTGGACCTTAACCTTACAAACAACCATAAAGTATGTAATAATTACATTAAGGGCAGATAATAAGGGTGAGGGAGGTATTTTTTCATTGTTTTCTTTAGTTAGAAAAAAGGCAAAGTGGTTAGTGATTCCTGCTACAATTGGAGGTTGTGCATTATTGGCAGATGGAATCATTACACCAAGTATTACAGTGACCTCAGCAATTGAGGGTTTAACCAATAAATTTGATAACGTCCCTATTATTCCAATCGTAATTGGAATTTTAAGCATATTATTTCTTATTCAACAATTTGGGACAAATCTAGTTGGAAGGCTTTTTGGCCCAGTTATGTTTGTTTGGTTTGCTGTTTTAGGAGTTGTTGGGATATCTTATGTTGTTAAGGATTTTAGTGTTTTACAGGCCTTCAATCCTTATTGGGCGATACATCTATTGAGTACAAATAGTCTTGCATTTGTTATTTTGGGTGGTGTTTTTCTATGTACAACAGGGGCAGAAGCACTTTATTCAGATCTTGGTCATTGTGGAAGAAATAATATACGCATAAGTTGGATTTTTGTGAAGCTAACCCTGATACTTAATTATCTAGGGCAAGGCGTATGGATTTTACATAACGGAGCTACATACATACCAAATGCTAAGATGAATCCGTTCTTTGAAATTGTTCCAGACCAATATCAAATTGCCATGGTTTGTTTGGCAACTATGGCTGCAATAATTGCAAGTCAGGCTTTAATTAGTGGTTCGTTTACATTGATTGCAGAGGCTGTTCGTTTAAATCTTTGGCCAAAAATCAGAATAGTTTATCCTACTGCTTCGAAAGGACAATTATATGTGCCGGCAATTAATTGGATGTTATGGGTAGGTTGTGTTGGTATAGTTTTACTATTTCAAAAGGCCGAAAAAATGGATGCAGCATATGGTCTTTCGATTACCATAGCAATGTTGATGACAACCATTTTGGTTACGTATTATTTACGTAGTAAACGTTTTCCTAAATATATAATTGGTGCATTCTTAGTTACCTATATAATTATTGAGGGTACATTTTTAGTAAGTAATTTAACTAAATTCTTACATGGTGGCTGGGTGACAGTGTTAATAGGATCCGTTTTGTTTTCTATTATGTGGAGCTGGTACGTAGCTCGAAAAATCAAAAATAGATTTGTTAAGTATGTGGAGATTGAAGATTATTATCAGATTATAAATGAATTAAGTAGTGATATCTCAGTTCCCAAATATTCCTCTCAACTAGTTTATTTAACAAGTGCTAATTTTAAAACGGAAATAGAATCAAAAATTATTTATTCGATTATCCAGAAAGAGCCGAAGCGAGCTGATGTGTATTGGTTAGTACACGTTGATGTTGTTGATGAACCATATACAAGAGATTATAAAGTAGAATTTTTAATCCCTGGTAAACTTATTCGTATCGATTTTAAACTCGGATTTAGGGTAGAACAACGTGTTAATTTGCTTTATCGTAAAGTGGTTGAGGAATTGGTTAAAAATGGTGAAATTGATATTACGAGTCAGTACACTTCATTAAATAAACATAACATTGCTGGTGATTTTCGTTTTGTCTTATTAGAGAAACACCTGTCTAAATTTACCAACTTAAGTTTCTATGAACGTAGTATCATGGATTATTATTTCTTGCTTAAACATTTTAGCTTATCTGAAGTAAGTGGTTTTGGATTAGATTCTAGTTACGTAGAAGTAGAAAAAGTTCCTTTGATTTTTGTTACTCCTGATGATATAGAGTTAAATAGATTAGCAGTTTAG
- a CDS encoding acyltransferase codes for MSDFEQREDTSWLDNLRVVATISVILLHVAAPFLYKFERISGFNWWTANVYDSLVRFCVPVFVMITGALLLPKDYQLGDYLKKRVTRIIFPYLFWISIYLIHVLTTLKNGFKLPFLEMLNIGSTKIAYKTTYHFWYIYMIIGIYLFIPILSKWVKKATEKEIIYFLALWVIAIIIAQPLFSKYIPDFNLKYFSGFVGYVVLGYYLSIRNFEKVKHIRTISFLIFTTGILLTIFGTYFLSKYNGRFTIDLYTYFSPNVVISAVGLFLFFKHSYLVNPQLKAIRKFINKHSFGIYFVHILVLYYMSRFGMNGAVFGVVFGIPLTTVMCLSISGLVIYLLKKLPFGDKVAG; via the coding sequence ATGAGCGATTTTGAACAAAGGGAAGACACTTCTTGGCTAGATAATTTAAGGGTTGTGGCAACCATCAGTGTGATACTTCTTCACGTTGCTGCCCCCTTTCTGTACAAATTTGAGAGAATATCAGGTTTTAATTGGTGGACGGCTAATGTATATGACAGTTTAGTGAGGTTCTGCGTTCCGGTTTTTGTAATGATTACTGGGGCTCTACTTTTACCAAAAGACTATCAACTTGGTGATTATCTAAAAAAACGAGTTACGCGTATTATTTTCCCATATCTATTTTGGATTTCAATCTATTTAATTCACGTTTTAACCACCTTAAAAAACGGGTTTAAACTTCCGTTTTTAGAGATGTTAAATATAGGCTCTACTAAAATTGCTTATAAAACAACTTATCATTTTTGGTATATCTACATGATCATTGGGATATATTTATTCATTCCGATTTTATCGAAATGGGTGAAAAAGGCAACTGAAAAAGAGATTATCTATTTTCTGGCTCTTTGGGTTATCGCTATTATTATTGCCCAACCTCTGTTTTCTAAATACATTCCAGATTTTAACCTAAAATATTTCTCTGGATTTGTAGGTTACGTCGTTTTAGGTTATTATTTATCGATTAGAAACTTTGAAAAGGTAAAGCATATCAGAACCATTTCCTTTCTCATTTTTACAACTGGTATATTACTCACCATTTTCGGAACCTATTTTTTATCAAAGTATAACGGGCGTTTTACTATTGATTTATATACCTACTTTTCTCCAAATGTGGTTATTTCTGCTGTAGGATTATTTTTATTCTTTAAACATTCTTATTTAGTAAATCCACAATTAAAAGCGATTAGAAAATTCATTAACAAACATAGTTTTGGAATTTACTTTGTGCACATTTTGGTGTTATACTATATGAGCAGATTTGGAATGAATGGAGCTGTATTTGGAGTAGTTTTCGGGATTCCACTGACCACGGTGATGTGTTTAAGTATCTCGGGATTGGTTATTTATCTGCTTAAGAAATTGCCATTTGGTGATAAGGTGGCAGGGTAA
- the arr gene encoding NAD(+)--rifampin ADP-ribosyltransferase, with the protein MFKDNPSDEGPFYHGTRADLQVNDLLTAGGISNYQSEIKMNHIYFTALVNGAGLAAALAKGDERERVYIVEPTGSFENDPNLTDKKFPGNPTRSYRSQAPLKVIGEVTEWSRQTPEEIEKFREKLANNKGEIIN; encoded by the coding sequence ATGTTTAAAGATAACCCTTCTGACGAAGGACCTTTTTACCATGGTACGAGAGCAGATTTGCAGGTTAATGACTTGCTAACAGCTGGTGGCATTTCCAATTACCAATCTGAAATAAAGATGAACCATATTTATTTTACTGCATTGGTTAATGGAGCAGGACTAGCAGCTGCGTTAGCAAAGGGTGATGAACGTGAACGGGTGTATATCGTTGAACCAACAGGTAGCTTTGAGAACGACCCAAATCTGACAGATAAAAAATTCCCAGGCAATCCAACTCGTTCCTATCGTTCACAAGCTCCATTGAAAGTTATCGGAGAAGTAACAGAATGGTCTAGACAAACACCTGAAGAGATTGAAAAATTTCGTGAAAAATTAGCAAATAATAAGGGGGAAATCATTAATTAG
- a CDS encoding transposase, which produces MDFYNSYFYTDTICNFAHLLADDNLKLIVISSLQFLVKQKLVEIYGYVIMPNHIHLLWNMLSLNGKESPAASFTKFTAHQFRRYLLTNNTILLNDYQSEKMDRNYQFWKRDPLAISISTETILIQKLDYIHLNPTKEKWNLAKYPENYRWSSAKFYLTGIDEFCILTHYKN; this is translated from the coding sequence ATGGATTTTTATAATTCATATTTTTACACTGATACCATTTGTAATTTTGCTCATCTATTAGCTGATGACAACCTAAAACTAATTGTAATTAGTTCTTTGCAGTTTCTAGTTAAGCAAAAGTTAGTAGAAATTTATGGTTATGTAATTATGCCAAATCATATTCACTTATTATGGAATATGTTAAGTCTTAATGGTAAGGAGAGTCCAGCTGCAAGTTTTACAAAATTCACTGCTCATCAATTTAGAAGATATCTGCTGACCAATAACACTATATTACTAAATGATTATCAATCTGAAAAAATGGATAGAAACTATCAATTCTGGAAACGTGATCCACTTGCAATCTCTATAAGTACCGAAACAATTCTAATTCAGAAATTAGATTATATACATTTGAATCCAACGAAAGAAAAATGGAATTTAGCAAAATATCCCGAAAACTATAGGTGGAGCAGTGCAAAATTTTACTTAACAGGGATTGATGAGTTTTGTATCTTAACCCATTACAAAAACTAG
- a CDS encoding alpha/beta hydrolase produces MYTFRLLTILFLFIALQARSQNKEPYKYPPSEVVTIKSKVLNEDRKVYIHFPKVDSADLNKRFPVLYLMDADNHFELLAHYVDYLSRPDVLAMPKMIVVGIPNTNRTRDLTPTKSITNYMGKPDSGSYKFSGGNENFLKFIETELIPMIDKNYKTEPYKILAGHSFGGISALNCMLNHPDMFNAYIAISPSLWWDNEYLLKLTDEKLKKGSVLNKKIFYSSGNEGGNNSFFHKGLLKLDSTIANKKLKGLDYIYKHYPTETHMTEPIVAYFDALRFIFKDWGKQR; encoded by the coding sequence ATGTATACCTTTAGATTGCTTACAATTCTGTTTTTATTTATTGCTTTGCAGGCACGGTCCCAAAATAAGGAACCTTATAAATATCCACCAAGTGAGGTTGTAACGATCAAGTCTAAGGTTTTAAATGAAGATCGCAAGGTTTATATTCATTTTCCCAAAGTAGACTCAGCTGATTTAAACAAGCGATTTCCCGTATTGTATTTAATGGACGCTGACAATCATTTTGAGCTTCTTGCACATTATGTCGATTATCTTAGTCGCCCAGACGTGTTAGCAATGCCGAAGATGATAGTTGTTGGCATCCCAAATACAAATAGAACAAGAGACCTTACCCCAACAAAAAGTATAACCAACTATATGGGAAAACCAGATAGTGGTTCGTATAAATTTAGTGGCGGGAACGAAAATTTTTTAAAGTTCATTGAGACAGAATTAATTCCGATGATTGACAAAAATTACAAAACAGAGCCTTATAAAATTTTGGCTGGACATTCTTTTGGTGGAATTTCAGCTCTCAATTGTATGTTAAACCATCCCGACATGTTTAATGCTTATATTGCAATAAGCCCATCGCTTTGGTGGGACAATGAATATCTTTTAAAATTGACTGATGAAAAACTTAAAAAGGGTTCAGTATTAAACAAAAAGATTTTTTACAGCAGCGGAAATGAAGGTGGAAATAATTCGTTCTTTCATAAAGGTTTATTAAAACTGGACTCTACAATAGCTAATAAGAAACTTAAAGGACTAGATTACATCTATAAACACTACCCGACCGAAACACACATGACAGAACCAATTGTTGCTTATTTCGATGCATTGCGATTTATTTTTAAAGATTGGGGAAAGCAGCGATAA